The Mucilaginibacter rubeus genomic interval GCCTCACCACTCGTGAACACCTGTCTCAGGCTCCTGAGTTTATGTTCTTCTTTTTTGCTTTCTTCCTCTTCTGCCTGTACCTGCAGGAAGTGGCTCAGCATCGATGGCACGAAGTGCATCGTGCTTACCTGTTCCCTGCCAATCACTTCCTGAAGCACGGTTGCTTCTTTCTCTTCTCCCGGTTGCAGCACCACCAGCGAGGCGCCTGTCAGCCCCCACCAGAACAGTTCCCATACCGATACATCAAACACCACCGGTGTTTTTTGCAACAGCACATCTTTTTCTGTTAGCGGGTATGCCGACTGCATCCACATCAGCCTGTTCACTACCGAATGGTGCTCGATCATGACACCTTTCGGTTTCCCTGTCGAGCCTGAAGTATAGATCACATACGCCAGGTCGCTCCCTTTGATCCTGGCCGGGTATTATTATTTTGACTGATCTTGCTTTGGATAAGTTCCTCTTCGCTGTCCAGGTCGATATAATCTGCTTTGTCTTTGAGCTCTGCCCGGATATATTTCCCCCGGCTGATCACCTGCCTGATCCCTGAATCTTCCAGTATCGTGGCGATCCTGTCTACAGGGTAGTTCGGGTCCATCGGTACATACGCGCAGCCTGCCTTCAAGATCCCGTATATCGCCGGGATCAGCTGCGCTTCCCTTTCCAGCAGCAGGCCGATCAGGTCACCCTGCTTCGCTCCTCTTTCTTCTGCCAGGTACCGTGCGTATGCGTCCGACAGTTCATCCAGTTCCCGGTAACTTAATATTTCGTTCCCGTATTTTACTGCCCTGGCTTCCGGCTGTTGCCTGGCCTGCTCCCTGAACAGGTCCATCACATTTCCTTCTTCCGGATAGTTTTTTGTGGTTTGATTAAACGTTTCCCTGATCGTGTTTTCTTCCGCTAATGATAAGAGTTTGATGTTCCCGATCTCCTGCGACGGGTCATTCAGCACGCTGGCTATGATGTTTGTAAAATAGCCTGCATAGCGTTTGATGCTTTCCGCTTTAAACAGCGAGCTGGCATATTCCAGTGCAAAGCCCAATATCCCGTCTTTTTCCTGGCAGCTCAGCAGCAGGTCGAACTTCGAGATCGTATGCGCCTGTTCATAGCCGCTCAATTCTATCCCTGCTGCCGACAGCGTCCCGCTTGCATAGTTCTGGAACACGAACATCACATCAAACAGCGGGTTACGGCCCGTATCCCGTTCCAGTTTCAGGCTGTCTACCAGTTCTTCATACTGGTACCCCTGGTTACTGAACGCTTCAAGCGTGTTTTCCCTCGTACTTTCCAGGTATGCCTGAACGCTTTGGGTGCCCTTTACCTGGCTCCTTAACGCCAGTGTATTGACAAACATGCCCGCCATCTCTTCCAGTCCCGCATGTTCCCGGCCCCCGCTTGGCGTACCGGTCACAACATCTTCCTGGCCGCTCAGCCTGCTGAGCAGGATATTCCAGCAGCTCAGCAGTACCATGAATACGGTACTTCCTGTTGCTGCTGCCAGTGATGCTACTTGTTTTGTTTCTTCCGCGTTCAGCATAAATGAAACGGCGCTCCCCTGATGGTCTTTTACTACCGGGCGGGCATAGTCCTGCGGTAATTGCAACACCGGGATTTCGTCCGAAAACTGTTTTAACCACCATGCCTTTGCCTTTGCGCCATGGCTGCTCTGCTGCTGCCATTCCGCGTAATCTTTATATTGCAGTACCGGTTTTTCCAGTTCTTTCCCGCCGTAAAGCTCCATAAAATCCCGGATCAGGATCTCCTGCGAGATCCCGTCGGTAATGATATGGTGCATATCCAGCACCAGCAGTTCTTCGCCGGTATCTACCCTGATCAGCCCGGCACGCAACAGCCTGTCCCTGCCCAGGTCAAATGGCCTGATCTGACTGCTGATGCAGTTGTTCAGCTCTCCTGCCGTGCAGCTGTATGCCGCCATCCTGAATTCTTTGTATTCGCTCCCGATGATTTGTACTACCTGCTCGCCCAGACGCTCAAAGTTTGTCCGCAGGATATCGTGACGGTTCAGCAAGCCTTTGAATGCCTGTTCCAAGCGTGCCTGGTCTGCCTTGCCTTTTATCCTGAATACATTTGGCATATTGTAGGTCACCGAGCCTTTATCGAATTCCTGTAGCAGGTACATCCGTTTCTGGGCCGAGGATAACTTATAGTAAGGCCGGGTTCCTGCATGTGGGATCTGGTCGCCTTTTTTGCCTTGTACCCGCTCTGCAAGCAGCAATGCCTGCCCGCGCACGCTCGGTTCTCCAAAAATCTCTCTCAGCTCCAGCTCTGCTCCTGTTTGTTTCCGTACCTGGTTTACCAGGCTGACAGCTTTCAGCGAATTGCCCCCCAGTTCAAAGAAACTCCGTGTAGCACCGATCAGTTCCTGATCTATCCGCAGTACTTCTGCCCAGATCCCCGCAAGCTGTTCTTCCAGCGCACCCTCCGGCTTCGACTGGTTGGCTTCGGCCTTTACTTCCGGCTTAGGTAGCTGATCTGCCGCCAGTTTACCGTTCAGCGTCAGCGGGAAACTTTCCAGCTGTACATAGTAGGACGGTTGCATGTATTCCGGTAGCATCTGCTTGAGCTCCCGCCTGATCGTGTCTGCTTCGGCTGCGCCTGTGTAGTACGCCACCAAATAGTCTTCGCCCTTATCATGCCACAGCTTTACATGCGCTTCCTTTACTTCGCCCAGCTTCTCCATCGCTCCTGATACTTCCTCCAGCTCGATCCTGAAACCCCGCAACTGTACCTGCAGGTCTTTGCGGCCTTTTGTATAATAGCGTACCTTCGGGAGTGAATACTGCAAGGTCACCCGTTTTGTACATCAGCTCTCCCGGTTTAAACGGGTCGGCTATAAACTTATCTGCCGTAAGCGTTTCGTTGTTCAGGTAGCCCTTTGCAAGACCTTTGCCTGCTATATACAATTCACCAATCGCTCCGGTTACTACCGGTTGGTTATCTTTATCCAGTACATAGATCCTTACTCCCGCTCCCGGGATACCGATAGGTACAGAACCATAATGATCTGCTTTGTTATAACGGTGGATCATGCACCCTACCGTTGCTTCTGTAGGGCCGTACTCATTATATTGTGCTACACGGCCGTCAAACAGCTCATCTATGGCCTGCGCCAGATTGCTTTCCAGGTCTTCTCCTCCTATGATCAGCGTTTCCAATTTACTTGCCGCTAAATCTTCCCTGCTATAGTTGTCCCTAATCAGTTTCAGGTGCGAAGGCGTGAGCTTTAATACCGTCGACAGGTTATCTTTCAGAATCTTATCAATCTGCAGCCCGCTCTCTACCCCACCATACAATACAACGGTATTGCCTGATAACAGCGGTGTAAAAATAGAGGTGATCGTCAGGTCGAACGCGATGGATGAATACAGCGGGAATACTGCCGGTTTACCCTGCACATATTCTTTATCAGCCCAGCTTATATAATTATACAACGATGCATGGCTGATCATGACCCCTTTAGGCGTTCCGGTTGAACCTGAAGTGTAGATTACGTAGGCCAATCCTTCTGCTCTTGCTTCGTTGATGGCATCGGCAGGACTGTTTTGAACCTCATGCCATTTAATATCCAGGTTCAGTAGCAGGGTACTCCCTGCTGCTATCTTATCCGCGTAGGCTGATGAGCTTATGACCAACTGCATGCCCGAACCGGCTATCACCGAATTGACCCTCGTGGCAGGCCATTGTACTTCCATGGGCACAAATGCTGCACCGGCTTTCAGGATACCCAAAAGCACAGTGAGCAATCGTTCTTCGCGGTTTAATAGTACACCGATAACATCCCCGTTTTTTACACCTTCTTTGTCCCGAAGATAAGCTGCAAATCGGTTGGATGCCGCGTCGAGTTCGGCGTAACTGAGCGCATTACCGCTCAATAACTGTACACTATGCGCACTATATTTTAAAGCCGCCCCTGCAAAATGGCTGATCAATGTTGAGTTTCCGCTATCCATCGCAGGGACATCGTTAAACCTGTCCTGCTCTGTAATCGCCTCTGATGCTGTTTGCAAGCTAATGCCAGATAAAATATCTGATGGATGGCTTGCGCACAATTGCTCAAGCACATTTGTAAAATGCGCAGCGGCATTTTCTATAATATAAGGATGAATAGCAGTTGGCTTATACTTAAACTTCACCGTCATTTGCGCTGCCGGGATAATAGTGAGGGCAAGATCATAATGAGTTTGCTCAAAAAACTCCGAACCTGTGATCCTGAATACCCCATCGTTTGCCGGGGCTTTTTCAATCTGTTCAGAAACCGGGTAGTTCTCAAAAACCATTATATGGTTAAAAAGCTGCCTGTTTCCTGCTGCCCGGGTTTGTACATCCTGCAATGGGATATAATGGTGTGGCCCGCTATTACTCGCATCATTCCTGATCTGTTCGAGGATAGCTTTGATCGTAGCGTTTTTATCCGTTTTTATCCGTACGGGCAGCGTGTTAATGAATAAACCTATCATTTCATCGATGCCGTCAACTTCGGTTGGCCTTCCTGACACTACCAATCCAAAAACAGTATCGTTAGTGTTATTATATTTCGACAGCAAAATAGCCCAGGCCAGTTGCATTACATGGCTCACCGTGCCTCCATATCTGCTCGCCGTTTTATGTAGCTTACGGGTCAAATCTTCTGACAGGAACAGATCTTTGTGCAAGGCATCTGTTTTTCGATTTCCAGGTAGTTGAAACAGATCGGGCAGCCCCGTAGGCGATGTCAAATCTTTTAAATAATTGGCCCAGTAAGATATTGCCTGATTACGGTTTTGATTTTCATACCAGGCTATATACTCCGAATAGGGTTTTGCCCGTGGCAATTGTAATGTGTGGCCGCTAAGCAAACTTTCATACACGGCTAAAAACTCTTTTAATATAATGCCCATGCACCAGCCATCCATTAAAATATGATGATGACTTAATACCAGTATATGCTCATCGCTACCAGCGCTAATTACCTGGATGCGAATAAGCGGGCCATTTTCAAGGTCAAAGCCCTGCGCTCTGTCTGCTGCTAAAATATCGGCTATATCGTTTGATGCTAATTCATCGACATCGGAGAACAACACATTTAGCGGGCGTTGTTTAAAAACTACCTGAACGGGACGATTAAAATCCCGAACCCTGAAAACCGTACGTAAAACCGCGTGCCGTGAACATAAAAGCTGAAAAGTTTGATCCAGGTAAGCTTTATTCAACTTTCCGGAAAGGGAAACAGCAGCCTGTTCAAAATAAAACTGTTCACCGGGCTCAAGCAGGGCGTGAAATAACAAGCCTTCCTGCATTGGTGAAAGTGTATAAACATCCTCTATATCGTTCAGGGCGGGCAGCAGCTTTAACTCCTCCGCCGAAAGTTGTTTAAAAGAAAAGTCAGAAGCTGTAATTACCGGGTTTGTAACAGCATTGCAATGATTAATAATATCGACAAGGTACTTTTGATAGCTATTAAAAAATAGCTCCATCTTTTCTGCATCATATTGCGCGGTACTGAAAGTGAAGCTCATTTCAAGCTCTTCGTGCATGATCATACCTAAAAACTCCCACTCATAAAAGCGGGTTTCGGTTAACCCTATAGTTTGGTATGGCTCATTATTGTTTAATATAGAAAAATTCCTGCCTGAAATATCTGTATCAAACTGGCCTAAATAGTTAAAGCAAATATTTGTGCACAACTCTCTTGCGTTTGATTGAGCCTGGCGGTTAAGCAAGTAGCCATGTAAAAACTCAGGCGACTTTCTTAAGGCGTCTTTTACGTTTGTCACGGCATCGGCTATTGTGCCTTTGCCTATATTTAAATGAATAGGATAAAACGCGGTGAACCAACCCAGGGTACGGCTAATATTTATGCCCCGAATAGAATCTCTTCCATGGCTTTCAACATCAACAACAAGGCTATCTATATCAAACTCCCGGCTGCATGCTAATGCCAGAGCGGTCATTAAAATATCATTGATACCGGTGTTATAAGCAAAACCTGTTTGTTCTGTTAGCTGCCTGGTTAACTCTTTATTTAAGCTGAATTTAATTGTGCGGGCATCCTGTATACGGTTAGTTCCACCAGGATTATCCTTCACAGGCGCATTGAAATTCGAGTTGTTTAATTTATTCCAGAAGGCATCATCTTTTTCTGAATAATGCTCCTTCAGCTTTTCGGCCCAGGTGGTATAAGGGGTAGTTTTAGCAGGCAGTGCCAGCGGTGTGCCGGCCTTATATTGTAATAATAAGTTATCGATATCCTCAACCAAAATTCGCCATGAAACCCCATCAATCACAAGGTGATGGATAATGATTAACAGGCGGCTTTCATTTTCAAGTTGGAAAAGTACCAGCTTCATATTTTTCCCGGGTTGGATGTTCAAGTCATGTTGGGCTTTGCTTCCCAATTGCTGCATTGCACCCACGGCATCGGCATGACCGGTTAGCCAGTGTTCTTCTACATCGCATAAGACCGACTCAGAAGAGATTACCTGAGTGTATTTATTGTCATCCTCCAGAAACC includes:
- a CDS encoding condensation domain-containing protein → MEKLGEVKEAHVKLWHDKGEDYLVAYYTGAAEADTIRRELKQMLPEYMQPSYYVQLESFPLTLNGKLAADQLPKPEVKAEANQSKPEGALEEQLAGIWAEVLRIDQELIGATRSFFELGGNSLKAVSLVNQVRKQTGAELELREIFGEPSVRGQALLLAERVQGKKGDQIPHAGTRPYYKLSSAQKRMYLLQEFDKGSVTYNMPNVFRIKGKADQARLEQAFKGLLNRHDILRTNFERLGEQVVQIIGSEYKEFRMAAYSCTAGELNNCISSQIRPFDLGRDRLLRAGLIRVDTGEELLVLDMHHIITDGISQEILIRDFMELYGGKELEKPVLQYKDYAEWQQQSSHGAKAKAWWLKQFSDEIPVLQLPQDYARPVVKDHQGSAVSFMLNAEETKQVASLAAATGSTVFMVLLSCWNILLSRLSGQEDVVTGTPSGGREHAGLEEMAGMFVNTLALRSQVKGTQSVQAYLESTRENTLEAFSNQGYQYEELVDSLKLERDTGRNPLFDVMFVFQNYASGTLSAAGIELSGYEQAHTISKFDLLLSCQEKDGILGFALEYASSLFKAESIKRYAGYFTNIIASVLNDPSQEIGNIKLLSLAEENTIRETFNQTTKNYPEEGNVMDLFREQARQQPEARAVKYGNEILSYRELDELSDAYARYLAEERGAKQGDLIGLLLEREAQLIPAIYGILKAGCAYVPMDPNYPVDRIATILEDSGIRQVISRGKYIRAELKDKADYIDLDSEEELIQSKISQNNNTRPGSKGATWRM